A region of Desulfolithobacter dissulfuricans DNA encodes the following proteins:
- the tadA gene encoding tRNA adenosine(34) deaminase TadA: MASSFPENNSAVCSEDIALMRLAIVRAGEAAAMGEVPVGAVLVGREGDILAAAGNNCIQAHDPSGHAEMRALRQAAEKIGNYRLPGTTMVVTLEPCAMCAAALVHARVERVVFGAHDPKAGALVSKYRIGSDGLLNHCFVITGGVLGKECGQLLKNFFRSRR, encoded by the coding sequence ATGGCATCCAGCTTTCCAGAAAACAATTCAGCGGTGTGCAGCGAAGATATCGCCCTGATGCGACTTGCCATCGTCCGGGCCGGGGAAGCGGCGGCCATGGGCGAGGTCCCGGTGGGGGCGGTCCTTGTTGGCAGGGAGGGAGACATTCTGGCTGCCGCGGGTAACAACTGTATCCAGGCCCATGATCCGTCCGGACACGCGGAAATGCGGGCCCTGCGCCAGGCCGCGGAGAAAATTGGTAATTACCGGTTGCCCGGGACCACAATGGTGGTCACCCTGGAGCCTTGCGCCATGTGTGCGGCGGCCCTGGTCCATGCCCGGGTGGAGCGGGTGGTCTTTGGCGCCCATGATCCCAAGGCCGGCGCCCTGGTCTCGAAATACAGGATCGGCAGTGACGGCCTGCTCAACCACTGTTTTGTCATCACCGGTGGAGTTCTTGGCAAAGAGTGCGGCCAGCTCCTGAAAAATTTTTTCCGTTCTCGACGATAA
- a CDS encoding sigma-54-dependent transcriptional regulator has translation MPEAKYTVLAYESIPEARQAITTALEDMAEITFHTSPGSFQQERKKRQFDLIFLNIEPRNGVHTDATLKPLQETLQDATYTPIIVTCKLESADLIVKAIKEGAFDFLAPPFFPEKVQLAATRAIRQRELQNEIDYLRRKQDVVYDFDKIIAESPSFKKVITSLKKFAATDSTILITGETGTGKSFLSGSIHYNSPRRHKPFIKINCANIPETLLESELFGHEKGSFTGADKQRIGRFEQANGGTIFLDEIGEISMDIQSKLLRVLEEKSFERVGGNKTINVDVRVIAATNKNLSEQISVGKFREDLYYRINVLPVQLPSLRERPLCIEPLAKVLLDKACQSLKKKIKGFAPDALALIKSYRWPGNIRQLANTIERAVILEDNDYIHPDAIQIPELQKNSLSRAITCEPLEVHEKDLIIKALEENLWVQKNAAKRLGISPRALNYKINKFGITHPNWRKNK, from the coding sequence ATGCCCGAAGCGAAATACACGGTATTAGCCTACGAATCCATACCCGAGGCCCGCCAGGCGATAACCACCGCCCTGGAGGACATGGCCGAGATAACCTTTCATACCTCACCGGGATCATTCCAGCAGGAAAGAAAAAAGAGACAGTTCGACCTTATCTTCCTTAACATCGAACCCAGAAACGGAGTCCATACGGACGCCACCTTAAAGCCGCTCCAGGAAACCCTGCAGGATGCAACATACACCCCGATCATTGTCACCTGCAAGCTCGAGAGTGCCGACCTGATCGTCAAGGCGATCAAGGAAGGGGCCTTCGATTTTCTGGCACCCCCCTTTTTTCCGGAAAAGGTGCAGCTGGCCGCGACCCGGGCCATCCGCCAGCGGGAACTGCAAAACGAGATAGATTACCTGCGGCGCAAGCAGGATGTGGTCTATGATTTCGACAAGATCATTGCCGAGAGCCCCTCGTTCAAGAAGGTCATCACCAGTCTGAAAAAATTTGCCGCCACCGATTCCACCATCCTGATCACAGGAGAAACCGGTACCGGAAAGAGCTTTCTCTCCGGCTCCATCCATTACAACAGTCCCCGCCGCCACAAACCCTTTATAAAAATAAACTGTGCCAATATTCCGGAGACACTTCTTGAGAGCGAACTGTTTGGCCACGAGAAAGGGTCGTTCACCGGGGCGGACAAGCAGCGGATCGGCCGGTTCGAACAGGCCAACGGCGGCACCATCTTCCTCGACGAGATCGGCGAGATCTCCATGGACATCCAGAGCAAGCTGCTGCGGGTACTGGAAGAGAAATCCTTTGAACGGGTGGGAGGCAACAAGACCATCAACGTCGATGTCCGGGTAATTGCCGCCACCAACAAAAACCTCAGCGAACAGATCAGTGTGGGGAAATTCAGGGAAGACCTCTACTACAGGATCAATGTCCTGCCGGTCCAGCTGCCCTCCCTGCGGGAACGGCCCCTGTGTATCGAACCGCTGGCCAAAGTCCTCCTGGACAAGGCCTGCCAGTCACTGAAAAAAAAGATCAAAGGTTTTGCCCCCGATGCCCTGGCCCTGATCAAGAGCTACCGTTGGCCGGGCAATATCCGCCAGCTGGCCAATACCATCGAGCGGGCCGTAATCCTCGAAGACAACGACTACATCCATCCCGATGCCATCCAGATTCCGGAGCTGCAGAAAAACAGCCTCAGCCGGGCAATCACCTGCGAGCCCCTGGAGGTGCACGAAAAGGACCTGATCATCAAGGCCCTGGAAGAAAATCTCTGGGTGCAGAAAAATGCCGCCAAACGGCTGGGGATCAGTCCCCGGGCCCTGAACTACAAGATCAACAAATTCGGCATCACCCATCCAAACTGGCGCAAGAACAAATAA